A genomic window from Triticum urartu cultivar G1812 chromosome 7, Tu2.1, whole genome shotgun sequence includes:
- the LOC125525238 gene encoding vegetative cell wall protein gp1-like, which produces MTLLLLHALLLASAAAAAAAASEAGDTAGGNATAGGNATTAQGLCNGAGCQPPPQPLPIYGGPPPSPPSTTPPSPGMQAPCPPVTPVCCGGQNTPQQPYYQAPPIGYLPYYNESASSVLVPPTPVAAVAYYVIVPCLLLWVVV; this is translated from the coding sequence ATGACGCTTCTCTTGCTGCATGCCTTGCTGCTGGCAAGTGCAGctgcggcagcagcagcagcatctgAGGCCGGCGACACTGCAGGCGGCAACGCTACTGCAGGCGGCAACGCCACCACGGCTCAAGGCCTATGCAACGGCGCCGGGTGCCAGCCACCGCCGCAGCCGCTACCGATCTACGGCGGCcctccgccgtcgccgccgtcgaCGACGCCGCCCTCCCCGGGCATGCAGGCGCCGTGCCCGCCGGTGACGCCCGTTTGCTGCGGCGGCCAAAACACGCCTCAGCAGCCGTACTACCAAGCGCCTCCGATCGGCTACCTTCCCTACTACAACGAGTCTGCTTCTTCGGTGCTCGTGCCACCGACTCCGGTCGCCGCCGTTGCCTATTACGTGATCGTACCATGTCTCTTGCTTTGGGTTGTGGTGTAA
- the LOC125518549 gene encoding 4'-phosphopantetheinyl transferase HetI-like — MAARMPDTYRLCLLSVQRWEKGLCLVIVNFPRTLPLELRRRRAASPRRPLSVICTAVEPSTRRRLRYKPNRAAEAKQHAPPPPPPRTLGIPGRRLFAPLPPAPPLQSRREVHVWYLCSGELNDQYLLEMYKQLLSPAEREYVDSTLRKHAMLSCALKRTTLSRYCKIDSRSFEFKYNNFRKPEILWPSDDIVDLPLHFNISHTTSLIACGIAMDANIGIDIEEKKRKTTKSIFSLARRFFTPSEADYLTDISDSYAQEKEFFKLWTLKEAYVKALGLGLSGAPLNEFTINLKTSKGIRVSKASKVCNDSNSGRRGAVNWLLALAELNSSHCMAVCMENDSRCPESSPAAVGLKVWKTIPFVEDTLVSGTEAVKLIA; from the exons ATGGCGGCGCGGATGCCCGACACGTACAGGCTCTGCCTCCTCTCTGTACAGAGATGGGAGAAAGGCCTCTG TTTAGTCATTGTGAATTTCCCACGCACCCTGCCTCTCGAGCTGCGCCGCCGCCGAGCCGCTTCTCCCCGACGCCCCTTGTCTGTAATCTGCACCGCCGTCGAGCCATCAACCCGCCGACGCCTCCGCTACAAGCCAAACCGAGCGGCAGAGGCCAAGCAGCATGCACCGCCCCCGCCTCCTCCGAGGACGCTGGGGATTCCCGGCAGACGCCTCTTCGCGCCCCTCCCGCCCGCGCCTCCTCTGCAGTCCAGAAG AGAGGTGCATGTTTGGTATCTTTGCTCGGGTGAGCTGAATGATCAGTACCTACTAGAGATGTATAAACAACTCCTTTCTCCTGCTGAAAGAGAGTATGTTGACTCAACGTTGCGGAAACATGCTATGTTGTCATGTGCATTGAAGCGCACCACCCTCTCAAGAT ATTGTAAAATTGATTCGAGGTCGTTTGAGTTTAAGTACAACAATTTTCGCAAACCTGAG ATATTGTGGCCATCTGATGATATTGTGGATCTGCCCTTGCATTTCAACATTTCACACACTACTTCTTTGATTGCCTGTGGCATTGCCATGGATGCTAAT ATTGGCATTGATATTGAAGAGAAGAAGCGGAAGACAACCAAGAGTATTTTTTCTCTTGCTCGTCGTTTTTTCACCCCTTCAGAAGCTGATTATCTCACTGATATTTCTGATTCGTATGCTCAGGAAAAGGAATTCTTCAAACTATGGACTCTTAAA GAAGCATATGTAAAGGCTCTCGGATTGGGTTTGTCAGGTGCTCCACTCAATGAGTTTACAATCAACTTGAAAACAAGCAAGGGAATTCGGGTTTCTAAG GCATCGAAAGTATGTAATGATTCCAACTCTGG GCGACGCGGGGCTGTGAATTGGCTACTTGCACTCGCGGAGCTAAATAGTTCTCATTGCATGGCAGTTTGTATGGAGAATGACTCAAGAT GTCCTGAAAGTAGTCCAGCGGCAGTAGGATTAAAAGTATGGAAGACCATACCATTTGTAGAAGACACACTTGTCTCTGGAACAGAAGCTGTTAAACTTATTGCTTGA